CAGACGCTTGAGGGGCCGGCTCTGCCAGTGCACCAGCAAGCCGATGAACAACAGCAACAGGCTACTGGTGAGCACGATGAAACCCACCTGTTGCTTGGGCAGGTCCTGTTCTTCGAGGCTGGTATAGGGTTCGGGCAGCAGCGAGGCGATGTACAGCCATTCACCCGGCGCCATCTGGATCTGCGTGACCAGCACCGGCGGATTCACCGGCTCAAGCGTCAGGGCGTAATGGGCCCAGGAGCGCGGCAGCTCATCGAGTTTCAGCCCGCCGTTGAAGATCCGCAGGTCTTCGGGGCTGACGAACTTGACGGAGATGTCGGCGTTGTTGCCCAGGGAGCGCCGCAGCACTTCATCCACCGCCTGGAGCACTGCCAGTTTGCGTGGTGTCACGGGCAATACGTCCATACCTAGCGGCTTGTCATTGAGGGTGACGACGAATCGTGTACCGCCCATGCTCCGCAACTGGTCCAGCACCAAGGGCCGGTAAGCCACCGGCAGGGAGCGCAGATAGCTCACAGTGGCGGTCATCGAATGGGCAAGGCTGCGGGCGCTGGTGACGAGGCCTTCGAGCTGGGTGGCACGCAGTTGCGAAACCCAGATCAGGCTCGACAGCGTCTGGGCAAACAGCACGACCAGCAGGGTGAGCAGCAGCATCCGCCCGAGCAACGAGCGCGGCACCGGTATCCGCCGGACAATTTTCCTGATCGCTTCAGTGACCATTGCTGGCAACCACACTGGCCGCCAGTTGATAACCGCTGCCGCGCACCGTACGAATCAGCCGCGGTGGCTTGTCCGTGTCGCGCAAGCGCTGGCGCAGACGACTGACCGCCATGTCGACGATCCGGTCCAGGGGCATCAGTTCACGCCCTCGGGTGGCGTTGCCGATGGTGTCGCGGTCGAGGATTTCCTGGGGATGATCGAGGAACAGCTTGAGCAACGCGAAGTCGGCGCCGGAGAGGATCACTTCTTCGCCATCGGTGTGGAACAGCCGATGGCTGACCATGTCCAGCCGCCACTCGTCGAAGGCCAGCACGTCGCCGCCCGACCGTTCCTGGCCGAACTGTGCCCGGCGCAGCAGCGCCTTGATACGCGCCTGCAATTCACGCGGGCTGAACGGCTTGCCCAGGTAATCATCGGCTCCCAGCTCCAGGCCAATGACCCGGTCGGCCTCATCGGAACTGGCGGTGAGCATGATGATCGGCACATGGGCCTGGCGCGGGTGTTCGCGAACCCAGCGGCAAAGGCTGAAGCCGTCCTCGTCGGGCAGCATCACATCGAGGATCACCAGGTCGCTCGGCGCCTCGTTCAAGGCCTGGCGAAACCCGGCGCCGTCGGGCGTGGTGCGCACCTGGAAACCCGCACGGCTGAGGTAGGTGTCCAGCAGTTCGCGAATCTCCTGGTCGTCGTCGACCAACAAAATCGATTTGTTCACTGAACTCACGGGGCCTCGTCCTTGTTGTTTGGATTGGGGGCGATTATGCCTGATGGACGGGTTCTACAAACACACCACAAAACACACTACAAAACCCTGTGGGAGCGAGCTTGCTCGCGATAACGGTTTATCAGTCAGCATCAATGGCGACTGACACTCCGCTATCGCGAGCAAGCTCGCTCCCACAGGGGGTCGTATTTCAAACTTCAAGCGTGTGTCGACTGCTCCAACGCCACGCCCGCGCCCATCAGGCCGGAGTACGGCGCTGTCACCAACCAGACCGGAATACCCTTGAAATAATCGCTCATGCAACCCTTGTCGGCGAAGGATTTGGCGAAGCCACTCTCAAGGAAGAAATCGGCAAACCGCGGGACCACGCCGCCAACGATGTAGACACCGCCGCGCCCACCCACCGTGAGTACGTTATTGCCCGCCACGCGCCCCAGCCATCGGCAGAACTGCTCAAGGACTTCCAGCGCAACAGGGTCCCCTGCCAGGCCGGCGGCGGTAATGGATTCAGGGGTATCGAGCACCGGTTCATGACCGTCCACCGCGCAGATCGCCCGGTAGACGCGGGGCAAGCCGCTGCCACTCAGCGCGGTTTCGGCGCTGACGTGGCCGATTTCGTTGTAGATGTGTTGCCAGAGCTGGGTCTCGCGCGGACTGCTCATCGGCAGGTCGACATGGCCGCCCTCCCCCGGCAGCGCCGCGAAGCGACCTTCGCCCAGGTCCAGCAGCGTCCCGACGCCCAGCCCGGTGCCCGGCCCGATCACTACCGCCGGGCGCATCGGCTCCGGCGTGCCTTGGCAGACGACCCGGTATTCATCGGGACGCAAGCAGGTCATGCCCAGGGCCATGGCGGAAAAGTCGTTGACCAGTAACAGCTTCTCCACCTGCAGCGTCTTGCAGAACGCCAGGTTGCTCAGGCGCCAGTGGTTGTTGGTGAAGCGAAACTCATCACCGCTCACGGGGCCGGCCACCGACAGGCACACCGAGCCAATCGCACCCGGCGCCATGCCCATGCCGCTCAGGTAAACCTTGATGGCATCTTCCGGGCAGGCGTAATCCGCCGTCGCCAACACCTGGATGTTCTCCAGGTTGTGGTTCTTCCACAGGGCGAAACGCGCATTGGTCCCGCCGATGTCACCGACCAAAGCCAGTTTCAATTAATCGCCTCCAGGGCAGAAGTGAAGGCGCTGGCGCCCTGCTCTGCCGAGCTGAAAGCCATGCGCATGAAACCGAACAGCTCGCGACCGGTGCCGATGTTGTTGCCCAACAGGCCCTTGGCCGGCTCGCGCGCGGCGAATTCCTCGGCGTCCACCTTCAGTTCCAAGGTGCCTTTGACGCCATCGACGCGGATGATATCGCCCTCCTGCACCCGAGCCAACGCGCCGCCGACATAAGCTTCGGGGCTGACGTGAATGGCCGCCGGGATTTTCCCCGATGCGCCGGACATGCGCCCGTCGGTGACCAGCGCCACCTTGAAGCCGCGATCCTGCAGCACGCCGAGGAACGGCGTCATCTTGTGCAGCTCGGGCATGCCATTGGAGCGCGGGCCCTGGAAGCGCATCACCGCGACAAAATCCTTTTCCAGCAGACCGGCCTTGAACGCATCGGCCAAATCCTGCTGATCCTGGAAGACCATGGCCGGCGCCTCGACGACCTGGTTTTCCAAGGCCACGGCCGAGACTTTCATCACACCACGGCCGAGGTTGCCTTCCATCACCCGCAAGCCGCCTTCCGGCGAGAACGCACGGGCCACCGGGCGCAGGATGTTTTCGTCGAGGCTTTCGATCGGGCCGTCGCGCCACACCAACTCGCCATCTTCCAGGAACGGCTCTTGGGTATAGCGGCTCAAGCCGTGACCCAGCACGGTGTTGACGTTCTCGTGAAGCAGACCCGCTTCCAGCAATTCGCGGATCAGGAACGACATGCCGCCCGCCGCCTGGAAGTGGTTGATGTCGGCCTTGCCGTTCGGGTAGACGTGGCTCAGGGTCGGCACCACCTCGGAGAGGTCGGCCATGTCCTGCCAGGTCAGCTGGATACCCGCCGCCATGGCAATGGCCGGCATGTGCAGGGTGTGGTTGGTGGAGCCGCCGGTGGCGTGCAGCGCAACGATGGAGTTGACCAGCGAGCGCTCGTCGACGATTTCGCCGATGGGCATGAAGTTGCCGCTCTGCTTGGTCAGGCGCGTGACCTGGAACGCCGCCTCACGAGTCAGGGCGTCGCGCAGCGGCGTGTTCGGGTTGACGAACGAAGCGCCTGGCAAGTGCAGGCCCATCACTTCCATCAGCAATTGGTTGGTGTTGGCGGTGCCGTAGAAGGTGCAGGTGCCGGGGCTGTGGTAGGACTTCATCTCCGATTCCAGCAGCTCTTCGCGCGTCGCCTTGCCTTCGGCGTAGCGCTGGCGCACGTCGGCTTTCTCTTTGTTGGAAATGCCCGAGACCATCGGCCCGCCGGGCACGAAGATCGTCGGCAAGTGACCGAAGCGCAGCGCGCCCATCATCAGGCCTGGGACGATCTTGTCGCAGATGCCGAGCATCAGCGCGCCGTCGAACATGTTGTGGGACAACGCCACCGCCGTGGACAGCGCGATCACTTCGCGGCTCGGCAGGCTCAGTTCCATCCCGGCCTCGCCCTGGGTCACGCCGTCGCACATGGCCGGCGTACCGCCAGCGAACTGGCCGACAGAGCCGATCTCGCGCAGGGCTTTCTTGATTTGTTCAGGGAAGGTTTCGTACGGCTGGTGGGCCGAGAGCATGTCGTTATAGGACGACACGATGGCGATGTTGGCGGCGTTCATCATCCGCAGGTGATGCTTGTCTTCCGTGCCGCAACCGGCCACGCCATGGGCGAAGTTGGCACACTGCAGCTTGCCGCGCATCGGGCCGTCGCTGGCTGCACCGCGGATCAGTGCAAGGTAAGCCTCACGAGTAGCGCGACTGCGGGCGATAAGCCGTTCGGTGACCTCAAGTACGCGGGGATGCATAGGTAGAACTCCAGGCTAACGGGTGTGGCGACCTGATTGTCTATGCTGGTTCAAAAGCCCTTTGTACACCGCAGGAAAGACAGGGCGACAAACGGTTTTTGACCAATCGGACCAGTTGATTCAGGTCGCTCGTTGTAGATAAAACAAAATATTGCCACTAAAAAGGCTTGTTTTCTATTTTTATGCGAATAATCTTGTAATTCCAACAACAAATCGACGGCGGCGCAGTTAATGACTCTTCGAATCGCAATCAATGGTTTTGGCCGCATCGGCCGCAACGTCCTCCGTGCACTGTATACCCAAGGCTATCGTCGCGACTTGCAGATCGTCGCCATCAACGACCTGGGCGACAGTGCAATCAATGCCCATCTGCTCAAGTTCGACACCGTGCACGGCACCTTCGATGCCGACGTCCAGCACGACCACGAAAGCCTGACGGTCAATGGCGACCGCATCTCGGTCAGCGCCATCCGCAACCCGGCCGAACTGCCTTGGGCGGCCGAGAAGATCGACGTCGTGTTCGAATGCACCGGCCTGTTTACCGACCGTGCCAAGGCAGCCGCCCACATCAGCGCCGGCGCCCGCAAGGTGATCATCTCGGCACCGGCCAAGGGCGCCGATGCCACCGTCGTGTATGGCGTCAACCATGACATCCTGCGCCAGTCCCACCAGATCATCTCCAACGCGTCGTGCACCACCAACTGCCTGGCCCCGGTGGCCCAGGTGCTGCACCGCGAGCTGGGTATCGAAAGCGGCCTGATGACCACCATCCATGCCTACACCAACGACCAGAACCTGACCGACGTCTACCACAGCGACCCCTACCGCGCCCGCTCGGCCACCCAGAACATGATCCCGAGCAAGACCGGCGCCGCCGAAGCCGTGGGCCTGGTGCTGCCGGAACTGGCCGGCAAGCTGACCGGCATGGCCGTGCGCGTACCGGTGATCAACGTATCCCTGGTCGACCTCACCGTGCAGCTCAAGCGCGAAGCGTCGGCCGAAGAAGTCAACGAACTGCTGCGCCATGCCAGCCAGCATTCGAAGATCCTCGGCTACAACACCCTGCCGCTGGTTTCCAGCGATTTCAACCACAACCCGCTGTCGTCGATCTTCGACGCCAACCACACCAAGGCCAGCGGCAAGCTGCTCAAGGTATTGGCCTGGTATGACAACGAATGGGGCTTCTCCAACCGCATGCTGGATAACTGCCTGGCGTTGTGTAACGCGGAGTAACCGCCCCAGCAGCTTTTGAGCTTTTCTGTGGGAGGAGCTTGCTCGCGAAAGCGGTGTATCAGTCAACATCAATGGCGACTGACACTCCGTCATCGCGAGCAAGCTCGCTCCCACAGGGTTACAACATCGGTGAAATGAAGGCTTGACCCGTCGCGCAGATGATAAGCATTATCATCTACTCGAACCGGATCGGGCCCTACCGTGAGTCAATCGCGTTTTCATCACGTCTTTCTCGCCCAGCGTACCCCGCTGCTGCGCACCCTCGAGCGGATGGTCAACAACCCGAGCACCGCCGAAGACTTGCTTCAGGAAACCTACTTGCGCGTCACCCGCGCCCTGAGCGAGCGCACCGTCGATCATCTCGAACCCTTTGTCTTCCAGACCGCCCGCAACCTGGCGCTGGACCATTTGCGCGCGCGGCGAATCCAGTCACGGACCCTGGTCGATGACGTGCCGTTGGACGTCGTGAACAATGTGGTCGCCCCCCAAAGCAGCGCCGAAGACGCTGCCCATGCCGAACGAATGCTCGAACGCCTTAACGTCAGCCTGCAATCCCTCAGCCCGCGCCAACGGCAGGTCTTCATTCTCAGTCGGCTGCATGGCCACAGTTACCAAGACATCGCGCAACGATTGGACGTGTCCCTGAGTACCGTGCAAAAAGAATTGAAACTGATCATGGCCATCTGCGTGGGCGTGGCCGAACGCAACCCATGAATCAAGCAACAAGCCAGGCGTTTCGGGCCGCAAGCTGGACGCAAGCTTGCCAGCCACCGCTTGCGGCTTGTAGCGTGTGCCTGCCGCCAATAATGAGAATCCACCGTGACGGACAACCATCGCCCACCTGAAGCCGCCGAGGCACAGGACACTGCCCACGCCATGGACCAGGCGCTGGACTGGTTGATCCTGCTCGACAGCCCCAGCGAGGAGCAGCGCCAACACTTCCAGGCCTGGCTGGCGGCCGATCCTCGCCATGGCGAAGCGTTCGCCAGGGCCCAGGCGATCTGGAATGGCCCGCACGTCATCGAAAGCGCCCGGCAACTGCGCGACCAACCCAAAGTCACCGCGCTGTCGCGCCTGCGTGCCCATTGGAAACCGTTGGCGACTGCCGCCGTGCTGTTTCTCGGCCTGTTCAATTTCAGCGACTTGCCCCTGCACTTCGAAGCCGATCACCTGACGGTGGTCGGTGAGCGCCAGCGCCTGCAATTGGAAGACGGCTCCAAGGTCCTGCTCAACACCGATTCGGCGTTTTCCAGCACGTTCAGCGAACAGCGGCATGTGGCCCGCCTGTACAAGGGCGAGGCATTCTTCGAAGTGCCAGGCAACCGCAACCTGCCGCTGGAAATTGATGCCGGCCCGGTCACCGCCAGCGTCAGCGACACCACATTTGCCGTGCGTTACCTCGACGGCGTGGCCCAAGTCCAGGTGCAGCGCGGCGACATCGACCTGCGGGCCACCCGGTACGACACCCACGTGCGGTTGTCGGCCGGAGAAAGCATCCGCATCGGCCCCAACGGCTTCGACCGCCCCACACGCCTCGATGCGGGTACCGAGCTGGCCTGGGTACAAGGTCGGCTGGTGTTCGAAAACCGGCCGCTGAGCCAAGTCCTGGCCGAGCTGCGGCGCTACTACCCTGGCTGGATCATCAATACCAACGAACGTCTGGCCAACATCGCGGTGACGGGCAATTACCGCCTCGACCAGCCGCTGGATGCGGTCCGCTCCCTGGCGCACATCACCTCTGCGCGGTTGCAGGAATTCCCGGCACTGGTGATCCTGAACTAAATGAGAATTATTTTTACTCGATAGCCTTCGCTGGTTCGTCTCGTTATAGCCAATGCAATTGATTCGCATCTTCACGATGCCGATCTGCACCTATAACAGATGCGACACGGAGCGCTATCGATGTCCTCTCGCCTTACTTGCCGATTCCTCGCACCTTCCCGCGCGCTGTCATTACTGACCGCCGCCATCCTGATGGCCGGTGCCGCACCAGCAGCCTTCGCCGTCAATGGGCAATCGCCCGCCCACAACATGGGTGACTACACCTTCAACATCGCCCGCCAGCCCTTGGTCTCCGCGCTCAACGCGTTCACGACCGTCACGGGCTGGCAAGTAGGCTTGCCGGCTGAACTGGCCGCAGGCGTCGCTTCGCCGGGCGTGAACGGCTCGTTGGCGCCGGAAAAAGCCCTGGAGCGCTTGTTGGTGGGGACCGACCTGAGCTACCGCAAACTGGGCGATAACAACATCGTTCTGGAAAAACGCAGCGCCGGCAACGTGCTGGACTTGCAGCAAGTGACCATCAGTGCCACCCGCCAGGAACAGGACATTACCAGCGTACCGAGCACCGTTTCCATCCATGATCGCCAGGAACTCGATCGCAACAACGTCAACACCATCAAGGACCTGGTGCGCTACGAGCCCGGTGTTTCGGTGGGCGGCGCAGGCCAGCGTGGCGGCATCAGCGGCTACAACATTCGCGGCATCGACGGCAACCGGATCCTGACCCAGATCGATGGCGTGGAAGTGCCCGGCGGTTTCTTCAACGGTCCCTATGCCAAGACCCAGCGCAACTATGTCGACCCGGAGATCATCAAGCGCGTGGAAATCCTCCGTGGCCCGGCGTCGGTGCTGTACGGCAGCAACGCCATTGGCGGTGTCGTCAGTTATTTCACCCTCGATGCGGATGACATCATCAAGCCCGGCCAGGATGTCGGCGCACGCCTGAAGACCGGCTACAGCTCTGTCGACGAGAGCTGGCTCAAGTCCTCCACCGTCGCCGGTCGCAGAGGGCCATTCGACGGCCTGCTGCACTACAGCCAGCGCGACGGCCACGAGACCGAATCCTACGGCAGCAACAACGGCACCGGACTGGACCGCACCGCGGCCAACCCCGAAGACGTACGCGCCAACAACGTGCTGGCCAAGCTTGGCTGGGATTACAGCGATGATGCGCGCCTGAGCCTGGTGTATGAGAAGTACAAGGACGATCGCGACATCGATCTGAAAAGTGCCTACGGCGGCCCGTACGCCAACGGCCAACCGGCCATTCCCACCTCGATCCTGCCTGGCGGCATGTACCAGTGGCGCACCGGCAACGACACCATCACCCGCGAACGTTTCGGCCTGGAGCACAACTTCGACCTCGACAGCCTGCTGGCCGACACCATCAAGTGGAGCCTGAACCACCAGGTCGCCAAGACCGACCAGAGCACCGCCGAATTCTACTTCCCGATCACGCGCCAAGTACTGCGCACGCGAGAAACGCTCTACGAAGAGAAGCAGTGGGTGTTCGACGCGCAACTGGACAAGTCATTCCGCATCGCTGACACCGATCACGCACTGACCTACGGCACCACGCTCAAGCAGCAAAAGGTCACCGGTTCGCGCAGCGGCAATGGCGTGTGCCTGGCGGTCGGCGTGGGCTGCCCCGCCGTCGGCGCGATCAGCACGCGGGACGTGCTGGCAAAAGCCAGTGACTTTCCCGACCCGACCATCAACACCTACAGCCTGTTCGCCCAGGACCAGATCAGTTGGGACAAATGGACCTTCACGCCGGCACTGCGCTACGACTACACCCGGCTCAAGCCACACCTGACCGAGGAATTCCTCAGCACCGTGGACCCCACCGCCGGCGGCACGGTCAGCGGCGAGGACAAGACCTGGCATCGCGTCTCGCCCAAGTTCGGCCTGACCTATGACCTGACCGACCAATACACCTGGTACGGCCAGTACGCCGAAGGTTTCCGCACCCCGACCGCCAAGGCCCTGTATGGCCGTTTCGACAATGCGGGTATTGGCTACAGCGTGAAACCCAATCCCGACCTGGAACCGGAAAAAAGCAAGGGCTACGAGACCGGCCTGCGCGGCCGCTTCGACTCCGGCTCGTTCGACGTGGCGGTGTTCTACAACAAGTACCGCGACTTCATCAACGAGGACGCCATCATCCCCGGCGCCGACCGGTTGACCTTCCAGAGCAACAACATCAAGCACGCCACCATCAAGGGCATCGAAGCCAAGGGTCGCCTGGACCTGGACGTGTTCGGCGCACCACGGGGGCTCTACACCCAAGGCTCGGTGGCTTACCTCCATGGCCGCAACGACGACACCGGCGAACCGCTCAACAGCATCAACCCACTGACCGGCGTGTTCGGCCTGGGTTACGACCAGGCGCAGTTTGGCACCTTGCTCAGCTGGACCCTGGTGAAGAAGCAAGACCGCGTCGATGACAGCAACTTCAACTCCCCTGATGGCGTCAGCAGCCAATTCAAGACGCCGGGGTTCGGCATTGTCGACCTGAGCGGGTATTACAAGGTCACCGACGACGTCACGGTCAGCGGCGGCCTCTACAACCTCACCGACAAGAAGTACTGGCTGTGGGACGACGTGCGCGGCTACGACAGCGTCGGCGAAGCGGCCGTGCTGAACCCGGCCAATCTCGATCGCCTCACGGCGCCTGGGCGCAACTTCGCGGTCAACCTGATCTGGGATATCTGATCCAGCGTTCAGCCAAAACAATTATCTGTGGCGAGGGGATTTATCCCCGCTGGGGTGCGCAGCAGCCCTAACAAAATGGGACCGAAAGAAGCGGACTTTGGGGCCGCTTCGCGCCCCAGCGGGGATAAATCCCCTCGCCACAACTTCCACTCGAAGGGAATTTTTCATGACCACACACCGCCCCGTTACCCGCTCCCAACGCCTGAACCAGATCACCCACGAGCCCCACGGCAGGCTCGACGCGCTGGTCAAGGCACACGCCCCATTCGAAACCCAGGCCAACTACGCCCGCTTCATTGTCGCCCAGTACCAGTTCCAGTCGGAACTGGCGGCGCTGTACAACGACACGCAACTGACCGCGCTGATTGCCGATTTGCCCGCGCGCTGCCGCGCCGAAGCGGCCAAGGCCGACCTCGCGGACCTGGACACCGAAGTGCCGGCTCCCCTGGCCGGCGCAGTGAAGAACCCGACCCAGGCCGAAGCCCTCGGCTGGCTGTTCGTCTCCGAGGGTTCCAAGCTTGGCGCTGCGTTCTTGATCAAGCGCGCCGTCACCCTTGGAATGAACGAAATCTTTGGAGCCCGCCACTTGGCAGAACCGGCGGGCGGCCGCGCCGAAGGCTGGAAAACCTTCACCCGGACCCTCGACGAGTTGCCCTTCACCGAACAGCAGGAAGCCGAGGCGGACAAAGGCGCGCTGGACGCCTTCAACCGCT
This genomic interval from Pseudomonas alvandae contains the following:
- a CDS encoding response regulator translates to MSSVNKSILLVDDDQEIRELLDTYLSRAGFQVRTTPDGAGFRQALNEAPSDLVILDVMLPDEDGFSLCRWVREHPRQAHVPIIMLTASSDEADRVIGLELGADDYLGKPFSPRELQARIKALLRRAQFGQERSGGDVLAFDEWRLDMVSHRLFHTDGEEVILSGADFALLKLFLDHPQEILDRDTIGNATRGRELMPLDRIVDMAVSRLRQRLRDTDKPPRLIRTVRGSGYQLAASVVASNGH
- a CDS encoding glucokinase gives rise to the protein MKLALVGDIGGTNARFALWKNHNLENIQVLATADYACPEDAIKVYLSGMGMAPGAIGSVCLSVAGPVSGDEFRFTNNHWRLSNLAFCKTLQVEKLLLVNDFSAMALGMTCLRPDEYRVVCQGTPEPMRPAVVIGPGTGLGVGTLLDLGEGRFAALPGEGGHVDLPMSSPRETQLWQHIYNEIGHVSAETALSGSGLPRVYRAICAVDGHEPVLDTPESITAAGLAGDPVALEVLEQFCRWLGRVAGNNVLTVGGRGGVYIVGGVVPRFADFFLESGFAKSFADKGCMSDYFKGIPVWLVTAPYSGLMGAGVALEQSTHA
- the edd gene encoding phosphogluconate dehydratase, which translates into the protein MHPRVLEVTERLIARSRATREAYLALIRGAASDGPMRGKLQCANFAHGVAGCGTEDKHHLRMMNAANIAIVSSYNDMLSAHQPYETFPEQIKKALREIGSVGQFAGGTPAMCDGVTQGEAGMELSLPSREVIALSTAVALSHNMFDGALMLGICDKIVPGLMMGALRFGHLPTIFVPGGPMVSGISNKEKADVRQRYAEGKATREELLESEMKSYHSPGTCTFYGTANTNQLLMEVMGLHLPGASFVNPNTPLRDALTREAAFQVTRLTKQSGNFMPIGEIVDERSLVNSIVALHATGGSTNHTLHMPAIAMAAGIQLTWQDMADLSEVVPTLSHVYPNGKADINHFQAAGGMSFLIRELLEAGLLHENVNTVLGHGLSRYTQEPFLEDGELVWRDGPIESLDENILRPVARAFSPEGGLRVMEGNLGRGVMKVSAVALENQVVEAPAMVFQDQQDLADAFKAGLLEKDFVAVMRFQGPRSNGMPELHKMTPFLGVLQDRGFKVALVTDGRMSGASGKIPAAIHVSPEAYVGGALARVQEGDIIRVDGVKGTLELKVDAEEFAAREPAKGLLGNNIGTGRELFGFMRMAFSSAEQGASAFTSALEAIN
- the gap gene encoding type I glyceraldehyde-3-phosphate dehydrogenase, which translates into the protein MTLRIAINGFGRIGRNVLRALYTQGYRRDLQIVAINDLGDSAINAHLLKFDTVHGTFDADVQHDHESLTVNGDRISVSAIRNPAELPWAAEKIDVVFECTGLFTDRAKAAAHISAGARKVIISAPAKGADATVVYGVNHDILRQSHQIISNASCTTNCLAPVAQVLHRELGIESGLMTTIHAYTNDQNLTDVYHSDPYRARSATQNMIPSKTGAAEAVGLVLPELAGKLTGMAVRVPVINVSLVDLTVQLKREASAEEVNELLRHASQHSKILGYNTLPLVSSDFNHNPLSSIFDANHTKASGKLLKVLAWYDNEWGFSNRMLDNCLALCNAE
- a CDS encoding RNA polymerase sigma factor, translating into MSQSRFHHVFLAQRTPLLRTLERMVNNPSTAEDLLQETYLRVTRALSERTVDHLEPFVFQTARNLALDHLRARRIQSRTLVDDVPLDVVNNVVAPQSSAEDAAHAERMLERLNVSLQSLSPRQRQVFILSRLHGHSYQDIAQRLDVSLSTVQKELKLIMAICVGVAERNP
- a CDS encoding FecR family protein, with translation MTDNHRPPEAAEAQDTAHAMDQALDWLILLDSPSEEQRQHFQAWLAADPRHGEAFARAQAIWNGPHVIESARQLRDQPKVTALSRLRAHWKPLATAAVLFLGLFNFSDLPLHFEADHLTVVGERQRLQLEDGSKVLLNTDSAFSSTFSEQRHVARLYKGEAFFEVPGNRNLPLEIDAGPVTASVSDTTFAVRYLDGVAQVQVQRGDIDLRATRYDTHVRLSAGESIRIGPNGFDRPTRLDAGTELAWVQGRLVFENRPLSQVLAELRRYYPGWIINTNERLANIAVTGNYRLDQPLDAVRSLAHITSARLQEFPALVILN
- a CDS encoding TonB-dependent receptor, translating into MSSRLTCRFLAPSRALSLLTAAILMAGAAPAAFAVNGQSPAHNMGDYTFNIARQPLVSALNAFTTVTGWQVGLPAELAAGVASPGVNGSLAPEKALERLLVGTDLSYRKLGDNNIVLEKRSAGNVLDLQQVTISATRQEQDITSVPSTVSIHDRQELDRNNVNTIKDLVRYEPGVSVGGAGQRGGISGYNIRGIDGNRILTQIDGVEVPGGFFNGPYAKTQRNYVDPEIIKRVEILRGPASVLYGSNAIGGVVSYFTLDADDIIKPGQDVGARLKTGYSSVDESWLKSSTVAGRRGPFDGLLHYSQRDGHETESYGSNNGTGLDRTAANPEDVRANNVLAKLGWDYSDDARLSLVYEKYKDDRDIDLKSAYGGPYANGQPAIPTSILPGGMYQWRTGNDTITRERFGLEHNFDLDSLLADTIKWSLNHQVAKTDQSTAEFYFPITRQVLRTRETLYEEKQWVFDAQLDKSFRIADTDHALTYGTTLKQQKVTGSRSGNGVCLAVGVGCPAVGAISTRDVLAKASDFPDPTINTYSLFAQDQISWDKWTFTPALRYDYTRLKPHLTEEFLSTVDPTAGGTVSGEDKTWHRVSPKFGLTYDLTDQYTWYGQYAEGFRTPTAKALYGRFDNAGIGYSVKPNPDLEPEKSKGYETGLRGRFDSGSFDVAVFYNKYRDFINEDAIIPGADRLTFQSNNIKHATIKGIEAKGRLDLDVFGAPRGLYTQGSVAYLHGRNDDTGEPLNSINPLTGVFGLGYDQAQFGTLLSWTLVKKQDRVDDSNFNSPDGVSSQFKTPGFGIVDLSGYYKVTDDVTVSGGLYNLTDKKYWLWDDVRGYDSVGEAAVLNPANLDRLTAPGRNFAVNLIWDI
- a CDS encoding biliverdin-producing heme oxygenase, producing the protein MTTHRPVTRSQRLNQITHEPHGRLDALVKAHAPFETQANYARFIVAQYQFQSELAALYNDTQLTALIADLPARCRAEAAKADLADLDTEVPAPLAGAVKNPTQAEALGWLFVSEGSKLGAAFLIKRAVTLGMNEIFGARHLAEPAGGRAEGWKTFTRTLDELPFTEQQEAEADKGALDAFNRFTVLLEQAYAAQLA